Proteins from a single region of Bos indicus isolate NIAB-ARS_2022 breed Sahiwal x Tharparkar chromosome 6, NIAB-ARS_B.indTharparkar_mat_pri_1.0, whole genome shotgun sequence:
- the NAP1L5 gene encoding nucleosome assembly protein 1-like 5, with amino-acid sequence MADSQNQGSAEPSQAAAAAAAADAAAAAEEVMAEGGAQGGDSDSTSSDSDGVVGQMAEEPQTPAENAPKPRNDFIESLPNSVKCRVLALKKLQKRCDKIEAKFDKEFQALEKKYNDIYKPLLAKIQELTGEMEGCAWTLEGDEEDDDDDEYEDEEEGEEEDEEEEEPAAEAAGTAAAKEEGPHSAVPDDAKK; translated from the coding sequence ATGGCTGACTCTCAGAACCAGGGCTCTGCGGAGCCGAGCcaggcagcggcggcggcagcagcagcagatgcggCCGCGGCAGCGGAGGAGGTAATGGCGGAAGGTGGTGCGCAGGGGGGAGATTCTGACAGCACGTCCAGCGACTCCGACGGTGTGGTCGGTCAGATGGCTGAGGAGCCCCAGACCCCTGCAGAGAATGCACCAAAGCCTAGAAATGACTTTATCGAGAGCCTGCCTAATTCGGTAAAATGCCGAGTCCTGGCCCTCAAAAAGCTGCAGAAGCGATGCGATAAGATAGAAGCCAAATTTGACAAGGAATTCCAGGCTCTGGAGAAAAAGTATAACGATATCTATAAGCCCTTACTTGCTAAGATCCAAGAGCTCACCGGTGAGATGGAGGGGTGTGCATGGACCTTAGAGGGTGATGAggaggatgatgatgatgacgagtacgaggatgaggaggagggagaggaggaggacgaggaggaagAAGAGCCTGCAGCAGAGGCTGCGGGGACCGCTGCCGCCAAAGAGGAGGGTCCCCACTCTGCAGTGCCTGATGACGCCAAGAAATAA